The stretch of DNA ATCTCTCTCAACTTAGGGCTAGTTTGGATGGGCagtgtgtttacctccggtgaggttaaaaacagcggtggcggtgagattaggtactgtagcggtgagattggatactgtagcagtgagattagaaacagcggtggagtgtgtgtttagattcaaacgcagctgtagcggtgaggtgaaaatagaaaatgacttttaaggacattagattaaaaatgatatataatagaagtttttaaaattatttaacaattacaaaattaataaattattaaaaattattatttaatataatttaataaaaatatataatttaataaaatatatgaatttactaaaattataatatataatattataaaatataatttaaaataattattattaaatataatttaacaaaaatatataatttaataaaattcttagtattaaatattcttatatgaatttactaaaatcataatatataatactataaaatataattttaaataattattattaaatataatttaacaaaaatatataatttaataaaattcttagtattaaatattcttatgatTGTATCAACAAACTTCATCAATTTCttctatcaaatattaaaatatttgaacttgACTTTGAATATTGATTTTATGATTGTTACTTTACCATCAGCAACCCAAATTCAATTTACTTAACAACATAATGAATTAGGGTTTTTCTTCATATTCCTAATTATGTATTCCATTTCCGACCGTAAAGCACCTTTCAACTCATCTCATCAGTGATTTTCTGTCCATTGACAAATTAGGATTCTATTGTTTGTGCATCAACAATTTCGAATTCTAAAATTTAGAacgtaaattttattttctcaatttcaattttgtttctaGATTTGAATTGCAGCAATTTTGGTCTTCAATGttgttttcttctttcattttaacttcttcttttttgttatattttctgatgcattttttatgattaaacttttagacatgtttattttcaattttttccacgagcatttagataaaaaaatattaaaactattcaaaagttactTGTTTGCTTCAAAACGAAgcatataaggactaaattgctcaTTTTTATATTAGAGGACCCAATTTGCTCTTGAATTTCTAATAGTTTAACCAACAAAAATCTTACATGACCTAACAAAAAACCTCTCCAACTAAATTGCACGCATAACTTGTTTAGCAAGGTTCATTTTATCTAAAGATTGAACAGACTTGGATTAACAACTTATATAGATAAAATGTACTCTTATTGTAATCGACTTGGACAAATATGAATGGTGGTCATCTTTTATAAATACAAATTTGTCATCACACAGGTTTAAaagaaagtaataaaaaaaaaagctgatcatttcatcattcaattttAAAGATTTAAGAAAGGTATAGGTTTTCTGTCTGGCCATGATTCTATTTTCTCAAAGAACTTGACAGGTACCACCCCATCAAAACCTTAAGTCAATATCACTTTATTGTCTGAAATGTAAAGCTTCATGCCTTCTGCAGTCATCAAGAAAACAAGCGAAGACAACTTAAGAACCGTAGTTTGGCAAGAACAAATCAATATATGTTCGGCCACGACTCtaaagaaaagtgagaaagatGACTTGCTTCTTTCATGATTCTATGAACCGAAGCAATAACTGCAAGCATGCTTACCTTCCAAAGCTTTTCTAACATCAAGATAGATCAAAACGTTAACATCTCGTCTCATACCTGAAGAGGGTAAAAGATACAAATCATCATAAGCCCTCTACAGCATTTAGATTCACTAAAACTCAATTTATGTCGATTAGTGCTTGTCATTTCCCATTATCGCTTAAAATTCACGTTTTATATCGGCACATTAGTAATCCCCTTTCATAATCTTTAGCATGAATCCTATGGTGAAATGCAGATAACAAGCATAACAACACCCCTAGGCAGTTTGTCACGTATACAGTGCTGGCATATTAAAAATAGAGAGTAAAATGAAGGAGTTCGTATGTTAAAGTTCAGAGGAACAGTAAAGAGAAATTTCATGATATCTCACCACTTATCACTTCACCGTCAGTCGGCAAGCCACTTGAGAAGTGAACATGCAATCTTTTCATGCGCTTCAAACCTGACTccaaaattgataccaaattCCTCTTATAGGTTCCATGTACGCAAACTATCATCTCAGGGAAAATCAAGAGGATTATGCAAAATAAAAGGCATAAAGAAAGTCCATAAATCTAAGAGACATGATGTTCTTACATTGCACTTCATCAGCTGAAAGTATTTGTTTTAATAATCTTTCGAACTCAACTGTCTGCCAACGTGACATACAATATCTTCCTTAGAAGTGCATAGACATAAATAAAGATGCTCAAAACAACAGTTAAAAATAATCTAAGGTGACAATTCAGATAAAGCATgaagaaattaataaatttttaagaaagaTTCATCACCATGACGGTATGGCCTTGGTTTGCACGTATCAGAAGCTCCCCATTTTCCTCAAGAAGGCTAAACCATTGTTTATTATCTTTTCTGACAGCCTACAATCAATAAACATAAAAACCATGAAATTTCTTTTGGCTGCAAAATGAACATTTTCCTTCTCATGATTGTTTATACACCAACATTTTGGAGACCAAGAATCTAAATTACTACTGGTAACAGCTCA from Gossypium hirsutum isolate 1008001.06 chromosome D04, Gossypium_hirsutum_v2.1, whole genome shotgun sequence encodes:
- the LOC107898430 gene encoding tRNA 2'-phosphotransferase 1 — encoded protein: MIVCVHGTYKRNLVSILESGLKRMKRLHVHFSSGLPTDGEVISGMRRDVNVLIYLDVRKALEEGMKLYISDNKVILT